The sequence TCTGGGTGTATTGACCAGTCTAGATACTATAATTTCAAGTTGCAGGGTGAGGAAAAAAGCGGTTCTTCTTCTGTGGTGAAACTGAAGTGAAATTTTGCACCGATGAGATTACGGTGGTTTGGAAGTTAAATAAAGCAATTTGGTGATCtggatttattttattgcagTTCTGTTAGGTTTTTCAAggtttttttgaaaataataataataagttcTTCACAATATATGGTCTTTTTCTTGGGTGTTTTGGGTGTTAATTAACCATGCAATGCCCTGTTATGTAGGTTTCTGTCAGTCAATACAAGTAGGGAGATGGATCACCATGAGGAGGAATCCCGTGCTGGGGGTGAACCTCATGGGAAGCAAGATGATGAGGTATGTGACTGCATCGGTCAGTTTTAGAAATGCTTAGTTATTTGTTcattgttctttttgttgccGAATCTTGGAGCATGTATGAGATGGAACTTTGTGAGCAACTAATAAGTCACAAACTTAATTTGAAATAAGAGGAGTTTCTTAGACTTGGCCTATAAGTGGTGGTTTGAGATCCTATTGtacgtgataaatatattatattgtttctCAGTTGAGATCCTAATTGAACCCACTCCAAGGACCTCCTCTCCTTTGAGTTGTAGTTTCATTTAAGTTCCCAAAAACTCCTGCAGTAACTTTGATACCTCGCCAGCTACATGTTCCAATGGATCTTTTTTTTGCTTCACAGTTTCTTAGGTTCCATTTAATTTGGTATTTATTTTGGTGTGATATATTTCTCTTAGGGTGTGTCAAATGGTAAAGCTGCAAGTAAACCATCTattgataataataaaaatgagcttctaaccctaaaccctcTAATATCTGAGTATGTTGTTGAATCTATTGGGTGTTTTGTTGAGGTTAATTTTAGGGTACATCAATGGATTGAAACATTTGAGCATGTTGTTGAATgttttgagtgttttgagactgatggagagagaaaaacagaggaaagTAGTATCTGAATagagtttttttctttcaattacTTATAAGATTTCTTCATATAAAGCCCTTTGTTTAATATCAGTTTCTATTGAGCTCCCTTAGTTTTTGGTGGATGTTGGTGTGTAAGTATGTGTTCTTCCTGTTATTCACACTGAACCCATTTTTCTGGAAGGCCATAACGGTATAAAATAGGTATAAATTAGGTATAAATTAGGTCAAAATGCTTATGTAGAGGACTGTTCTGTATGTATGGAATTTTGATCTTTGTGGAAATATGAATGGTATGTTAGAAAGTGAATTCATATAGACCGCATagttgaaattttgagttcTTAGGTTTATTTTTGTGCAAAGTCTTCTGTTAGAAGATTCATTGAAGAgccatttctttcctttttcagtCCCTCTTCTGTCACTTGAAAGGCTAAAGTACCTGCAAAGACATGAATTCTTGCAGGAATTATAGCTCATGAGagcaatacttttttttatataaatctaTTTAAAGGATGAGACATAGAAGGATCTTTGAAAATTATGGTCTGGAATGGATATTTTGCAGACCAAAGTTTGAGAGGTCTGTCATTGGGAATGCATAATTGTATCCGAAAGCTTCCCGTGATGAACTTTAGGTCAAACTCATAAAGAGAGAACATTTAAATTCGTAAAGAAGGGGTAGTGTTCAAGCTATTTCCCAAGTTATTATTTCAAATCTTTGCCCTTCCAAGTTTTAAAGGTTTAAATTGTTTGTTAGGGTTTCTCAGTTTGGGTGTTTGATTTACGAATTTtaattcttctctctttctaaatttgaaAACTACCTTCATTATCTGGTTGGAGTTGTTGATACAACTAGAACCAGATTTTTAATTCAGTTGGGATTGTTGGGAGATAAGAATAGAGGTTTTTTTTGGCTGGCTCTTTGTCAGTTgggatttgtttttcttttcttttcttcatggtTCTTAGTTCCTGTTTTGCTTTAGCAAAGTGTTCAGCTCGCATGAATTTGATCTTTCGGTTAATAGAGCATAGAAATTAGCTTACGGCACCATATGAAAATgggtttaattttctttaggttTATAGTGAAGAAGTCGATTGgttaaaatggtttttctTCAAGAACAAACATATAGTGTAATTtaagataaacaaaaagaaactaaactatttttatatCACCAAAAATTTCAGTGTCTCTGATACCAAATCAGACCAAACTGAGTCAAATTAAAGTTAGTAACCAACTGAACTTACTACAAGTGAAATGTGTCTGAACAATGAGTTGAGGCAAACACCAGAGGAGCCAGAATAAGTTATTaattgttcttcaaaacaagaacacaaactaaagaaattaaacacaTAATTTCAAAAGTTCAGAGTGAATTGCGTCCTgtctgcctttttttttttttttttagaattccACAATCAGTTTTGCCCTTCCATGGCCCTCTGAAATTTGGAACTTTTCAGTTAAACCCAGATGTGCCATAAGAGCCAGCTAAACCCAGATTTGCCCTTGCTGCAGGCTTATGTAGATCACAGTCTCTGCAACAATTCAATCCTGAGTGAGAGAGtggttttgtgattttgattgtttaggGTGACTTGGTGGGCTTGGTTGAttatgagttttgaatcaaatGTACTCATTGTGTATATCTGTTTAACTAGgcttaatattaatatatgcaTATTGTTTGAGCCATGTTCTATCTTTAgcgtattttttatttattttttacaaatttggattcatttaTTTGGTTACTTTGATTTCAAGTTTTGGAGGAATccctaatattttatttatttattttttacgaATTTGGGTTCATTCCTTTGAttactttgatttcaggtCCTTGAGTAATCCCTATTGCTATATAAGAGGAGTTGAGGTATTTAAATTTCACAACATATTGGGTTCTATCAGGAAGGGGATTGAATCTCACAGATTAGCTCAGGTATTTCCATCATTgttatgattaattttttaaatcaattgTCAATTCAATGACTTTGCTCTCTTCGAGAAATCTTAGAAATGGAAATCATTCtcaatttctgtttttattgcTGATAAAACATTGGAAAGCAAAAACTAAacatgcttttttttattgaaaaaattttcttttttgttctgcTGTTGGTTGTTGTATtctaaatatggagaaaaaaattaatgataaaacacaaggaaaaaagaagtgaagattAATCACGTTTtcacaaaatagaaattaggaATGATTAACCAGCAACCATACTGATAAAGTGCCATCTTCCCTTTTTAGATTGACTCTCCAGCATTTGATGTCTGGGAAAACATATGGTTTACTTTCTTTGTTCGATATACTTGATACataaattctgaaaattgtaTGGCTTGATTGAGTAGGCATGCTGTAGAGTTCTTGCTTGAATATGTATGGTTTGTTctttaaaattacaattaaacataatattcTAGGTATTAAGATTGTCGCAACCTTATGTAGATCACAGTTTGTGCAACGATTTTATCCTGAGTGAGAGAGtggttttgtgattttgattgtCTAGGGTGACTTTTGATTGAGATGTTTGATTGAGTTGTCAAGACAAAGGGAATGTAAATCTAGATCAACacttatagaaaattaaagttatatattgaagttttgggtttttagaaTTAGAGAGGTTGAGCAAACAGAAATCATGCTACAATGTACCTGGAATGAATATTTGTGCTGCCTCCTTTAAGAAATCTATATCTGTTATGTCTTCGGCCTGTCCAAGTTagcatatattaattaaagtgTACATTAGTCTTTATCAAGCAGTTTAGAAAGTGTCACCTTATAAAACAAGGCTAAATCCTCCCTCTCCCAGTTTATTGGCTACATTGAAGTTGTTTGTTACAGCTAATACTCTTTTTCAATTGAAGAGTGGTTGGTCTACATCATTCTTCACAACTTCAGCTCTTTCTTTACATATACTCTCATTCATATAGCCTTCTGTGTTCCCTGTTTCATTCTTATTATCAGAGCATTGATTGTTTGcaacaataaaatatatgtgtttgtgtgagtgaaaaagagaaaagaaaaagagaagggtgGTAGCACTATACCTTCCATTCTCAAGTATTTCTTTCACATGAAGAATTTGTTGGCTGGGAGATTTTTTGTCAAgtaactttctttctttcagtttTTTGTCAAGAGATTTTTTGTCAACagacttttgtttttctcaaaatagaaattgacaattattttatcttaacctctatttttaaattttttttttttttatgggttcTCAAGAAACATTTCACTTCAGTCCTTGACTTGGTGGGCTCGATTGATTATGAGTTTTGAGTCAAATGTGTTCGCTGTGTATATCTGTTCAACTAGgctttatattaatatatacatattgtTTGATTGTTATAAAATTGAGTTAATTCTTTGATATAATAAGAGAATTTGCCAACCAGCACTTCTACCCCAAAAATAGAGTTTGTATTCTCTAATTCACTCATCTGATTTAAATACATATTACATCCATAATATTCAATTATTCATACCTTCTGTCATGTTCTGATTAAtgctttgttttaatatattataagaTTCTCTCTACTTATTATATAGATCAAAAAACCATTTAACCACAAGTGGATtaacaataaatcaaatttttgcATGCTGAATGTTTGGAAATACTATTAAATTGTCATATTTACAGGTAAATTTTTGGGGGAAATGTCCATTTTTCAGGGTTGGTTCTGCCcgtttttttaacaaaaatgtcaagcccttaaataatttttgctctaAATAACAGCAAAAAAGTCATATATTCCTAATACATAAGAGAATTAAAAACCTAAACATTATATTTACAtccttttttccaatttttcttcaatatattcaaccataattattttgcctctcttcaacttttcctttagagaaacacaaaattaaaaatatgtttACTTTGTATTACTTCAATTAAAAAACCATCTACAACTTGCTCATTAGTTCTCCTAATTTTGTAACTTTGTATTTTCTACATTGAAAAACTATTTATAACTTTCTtattaaatcaataaattatattattcctgtttatacataattaaatatttatgattATTGTCCTAACTCAATTTCCCCCATTCATCAATATTAACATTTactattttctcattttttttttataacaggATCAAGACCTCcatcaaagagaagaaaaatcatgAAGAAAGTGCAAAACAAAGCTCGCCCAATTAAATAGCATGTTGTACAAAACTATCCAACTTTTGCTATTTTGATGCCTACTTCCTACTATAAACATCTCAATGtatgtaaaacaattaattgtaaaataatacaatatacctaaaaatgaaaaagaccACTTAACCCtaatcaaaatcacaaaatggTCTTCGGAATGAAAAAATGTGTGGGTCCCACCTTAAAATCTATAATAACATCCTCTCAAGACGAGGAATTGGATCAAATAGGGAGGTGTAGTTGATCCGATTCCCATTCCATTTTTCTCTACCTTCCAAAAACACCCTTACCACTTTAAGATAATTACAAAACACCTCAAATCttagacaaaataaaaactcacgTCACTTTAATATTATCAAGATTATGCttaggttattattatttaattttattaaaatagtATTTGAAATTGGTTAGTTTAGCACCACAATATGGAGGGACATGGacataaaacaaaactatTGACACTTGTTATGTTTTTCCTTCCCTTAAAATGAAGAAACCAAACTTTGAAGccgttttgttttgttttaaaataaaatataaaaaaatcaatggtTGTTTATTAATCAccattggaaaaaggaaattttttttattttcacctTGGTTGCTAGCCTCTACTTGTCTTGTTATGCTTCTTATCACtgtcatatttcttttttcttcattatattccttatatttttatatactaatttttttcatcacTCATATAGTATCTTATATTATTCAATTTGCTTTTTTACAAGTTATTCAGGTgaaagatatatatttatacgtGCAGGGCATCTTAGTAATCAAATTAGTTTAGGTTCTGATTCATGAGACttagtaaacaataacaatgggGATCAACTCTATTCTTGTGTTGATTCCATATGGTTGGTAAACAACTTAATCAAAATGATTCTTCCCATACTGATTCATTACTTCCATGATTCTTAAATTCCCTAATAACAATGGGAATCAACTCTATTCATGTGTTGATTCCATATGGttagtaaacaacttaatCAGAATGATTTTTCCCATACTGATTCATTACTTCTCTGATTCCTAAATTCCCCAATTCCTTACTTCCTCCATTTCTACTAAGTAAATGGCCCATTAGTGTGCTCTCAAGCGGTCATGGGTTCAAGCCCTCATGGTACTTGGGTGTGTGAATTTCCTCTTTCCCTTTCCTAGTTTTggcaaaaatcaaaatcttaagaacttggacccaaaaaaaaaaaaaaaaattcaaaatcaaaatcaaaatcttaagaaagaaaaaatttactaaacgcgaataatatataataaaaattgaaaaagtttaaattttaaaataaaataaaaggaaaaagaaaatacccACTTTGccttaaaatttgaaaaaatgttttatttatgtaaaaaCATATCCCCACGTTAGTTTCCACCACcccaaaatttctttattttcattttttcctaTTTCTGTTTATAgaattatattatatgtaccattttttatatcaaattatattaaatatacctacgaaaatgaaaaagacCAGTGCGTGAACACATTCTTTATGGCCTAGTATGGCAAATGCCAAATAGGAGTAACTTGCCAATTACCCCCACCTTGAAATTCAATCGTAGCCGTATGCGAAATCAACGATCgaaatttcaaataaacaaTTTGACCGTTGGAGCCAACGTGGGTTCTCGAGCTTCAAATATTGCCCTTTGCTTTACTTTTAGACTCCCGAACCAAGAAACACAAGCGCAGAGCAGACAGAGAAAGAGGGAGGGAGAAAAGAAGGAGATCTCTGCCAACCATGGAGGACGTTAGAGCAGTGGTTCTTCCACAACAACCCAGAGGTATTTACCGATCCCAGCTTCTGATTTTTGAATAGAACAATgattcttttaaatttcattttggtttttagTACTTTTCTAGCATACTGGGTTTATGTTTCTGGGATAATGTTATTTGGGTTTCTCTTGGCCTGATCATTGGTGGGTTGGGGTTATTATTCCATcatttcaattatttgttttctttttcttaaatttggaACGTAGAATTCATTGAGTTTCTGGTTGTTGGGTTTACTGTttgttcttttcatttttcctgCTATGATTCTTTATGGTTTGGGTTCAGTCAGTGCCAACTGGGTTTCTCTTATTTGATCGATTACAGTTTTCTCTTGTGGTTGTAGcgatttcagatttttttggGGCGGttctttgtattttaatttttttaatttcgtCCTTTTCATGTATTTCTTTCATTCAGAAAATCAAGTTTTGTTAATTTACATGTTCACGTTTGTTTTTCTCAAAGGGAATGACAAAGTAAAGAATGAAGCACAAAGAAGGAACCGGCGTGTTCTTGGAGACATTGGTAATAATCTTGAGGCTGCTCATCTTGTTGAAGGGAAGCCCCCTGTTCAGATTTCTCGCCCTATGACtaggtttctctctctctctctctctctctctctctctctctctctctctctctctaatttaCACGTGCAACTCCTAAAAATTTCTTGACTTGCAGAAGCTTTCATGCACAATTGTTAGCCAAGGCACAAGCTAAAGCAGAAAAGAACGGGGTAATAACCTTTTTACCACTTTTTGTCATGAAATTCTAGTTTTGAAACTAGGAGTTTTTATACCTATTCATGTTTTTGGCTCTTTGAATTTGTAGAACCCAGTACTGCCGGTTCTTGAAGATAGGGCAGCTGCTCTTAATAGAAAACGTGGTCCTGCCAAGAAGGCCGCAGTTGCTCCCAAGAAGGCAATTGAAAAGCCAATATCTGAGACTCTGGTGGTTATAAGttctgatgaagaagaagaaaaagataaacaagTGAACCGATGCAAGCCCATAGAAGGGCCTTCAAGGAAGGAAGTCAAGACTCTAACTTCAATCCTCACAGCTCGAAGCAAGGTGAGTTTAGAAGTTCTTTTCGTATTTGTGATGACTTTTTAACACATTGTGAGAGAAATGCTACCTTTTATTTGTTGGGGTAttaaatttatgttttctgCAGGCTATGGCTTGTGGAGTTGACATCAAGCCAAAGGAAAAGattgttgattttgattcagCTGATGTTAGTGATGAATTGGCAGTAGTGGAATACATTGATGACTTGTACCAATTCTACAAGCTCACTGAAGTATGTTCTTATTCTCTCCTCCCCTCACTTCAAATTTCCCCTTTTCTTATCTCGTCTTACTAAAGAAAACTTCCTTGTGCAGGATGACAGCAGAGTTCATGATTACATGGAGTCACAGCCAGAAATAAACCCAAAGATGAGATCAATCCTCATAGACTGGTTGGTCGAAGTTCACAGGAAATTTGAACTGATGCCTGAAACCTTCTACCTGACTGTGAACATAATTGATCGATACTTGTCAAAGAAGATCGTTTCTAGGAGGGAACTTCAGCTAGTTGGTATTAGTTCTATGGTTATAGCATCCAAATATGAGGAAATCTGGGCCCCACAGGTAATGTTCTTATTCagttattttatgaattattcaTACTTGATTTCTAACTAGTATCTTTTTCAATCTGAAAATGGGTTCTTGATATGCAGGTCATTGACTTTGTTTGCTTATCAGACTATGCATACACTGGTGATCAGATACTTCTGATGGAGAAAGCAATTCTGGGGAAGTTGGAATGGTACCTGACAGTTCCTACCCCATATGTCTTCCTGTCTAGATACATCAAAGCCTCTGTTTCACCTGGTGAAGAGGTATTTAATTCACCATGATTTGTGATAAATATCGATATTGAACCATACTTTAAGCTTTATTTTTAGTGAAGTAACAAATACTAATGTGGTTCTCTTGCCTTTTTGTAATGCAGGTGAAGAATATGGTTTTCTTTCTAGCCGAGCTCGGAATTATGCATTATCCAACTACTGTTCGGTACTCCCCATCTCTGATAGCTGCTGCAGCTGTCTATGCTGCACGTTGCACCCTCAACAAAGCTCCTTTGTGGACTGAAACCCTGAAGCACCACACTGGCTACTCTGAAGAACAGTTAAGGTGATGTCTTCTTCTGTATATAACCTTCCTCAGTTATCAATTATATTCGGGTATGTGTAGCTGTGAGTAGGGAAACAGATGTGGTTTATATTTACTAGTTCAATTGTGTTCTTTTTCATACAACAGGGATTGCGCCAAGCTCTTGGTTGGCTTTCATTTGAATGCCGCAGAGAGTAATCTTCAAGCAGTTTATCGGAAGTTCTCAAAGCCTGAACATGTTGCTGTTGCTCGGATCCCTCCTGCCAAAAATTTTATGTCCTCATCTTCTTGAACTGATGAGagttttgtgttcttgtttACTTTTTGTAGACAAAGCATCAGTATGCCTGGTTTAGATTCTTGGGTAATCATCCATATGTAATCTTCAAGCAGTTTAGATTGGGTATGAGAAGATTGACCTTGTTGTTTTAAAACGCAGTATGTCTATCTTGATTCTTGGGCCATGTATATCCTTAGCTCTCGGATTTGTCTGTCATTTTTTCAACATCCAACAGTATAAGCCAATTTTAGTGTTACTATGATGTCAGTTCAAAGTTTAGCCTGTGAACACCAAACTGGGTGCAATCTTTTTCTTGCTGCAATTTCAATTTAGATCAGGCAGTTTCAATTAAGATCATTCAATTTCGACTTagtcataaataaataaggtgTGATGGCTGGGAGAAGCACTAGGCCAGTTCAAAGTACAATGCCAATCATTACCGGGAAAGTTATATTGCTTGCTTCAAAACTTTTGAATAGTTTCTCATTATCATAAAGAGAGTTTACTGTTTAAAATTGCATAATATAATACCACCAAAGGTTGTtgctcattctctctctctcctacgCACATATACAAATCAGTGATCCATATCTCTACTTCAAATGTACCAGAAAGTGAGACTGTTTTCGTATCATAAATGAATGCTTTTTATGTCATTATGTGAAAAAAGATAGTCACTATTGTCTGTAAGGTTCCTTTAATCTCAGGATACCGTAAAATAACTGAAGTACACAACCCTAACCCATACACAACATCCAGTTACTACTGTCTACAACAATCCTGCAATCTCAACATACCCTAAATTACTGGAGTACAACACAGAACTGTAAACCATATATACAATGTCCGGTTAGACCACCGAAAGCACCTCTAGTCTTCCTCTGGATACATATAACCCATGAGCTGACAAATTGTCAATAAATACATTACTTCAAAGCTCATGAGTGGAAGAGAAAGTTGCTTTGCTCacatttacatatatattctGAACTGCGAAAATTGTAGGAGCCCCAAGGTTAAGCGCATAGCAGTTGTTTCTTGACCACTCAACATTTCTGCTCACACTGGTCCTGGGCTTCAGTTGGTCACCTTAACATGACTTGTGACTTTGAGAAATCATGAGCAAAGATGAATGCTGAAAGCAATAATCCAAAGTATTAGGCCTTTTTATTGTATGAGGATGTGTGAATTGAAACTCATTGAACCACTGCAAAGTAATGAATGAAGGGTCGGTAGTTTAGACAGCTTCCAACATCCAAGTGAACCATTTTCCTTCACAACCAGCTACCTAAACACAAAACCCTTACTTTGCATAAACACAGCTTcacttaatttcatttttatatccCAACAGTTTCACCATAACAACGGTACTTTTATTTGTACATTCCTGGTAAGTGTCAAGCTCCACTATTCGGTCAAAATAGTGAACGCTTCTTAATCTTTAAGACCAACCCAAATGGAGAGTCAACAAGGCCACTGGAATTTGCCACACCACAAACCTTTTCAAAGTACTACTCTATTCACATTTAAACCTTTTTCAACCAGGCACTGGTTGGGATTTTGTTTGCACTAATGTATCTCATGAAACCAAATGCACAGATCTAGTAAGTCCAATATGTATGTGCATTTGTATAATTGAAATAGAAGCCATGTCATAGGATTTTAATAAAACCTTAAGGTTGAAAAACATGGATAGAAAAGTAGGTTTTCGAGAATACAAACCCTTGTTCCAGCTATGATGGTACTGTTGAGTGGATGAACTGCACATGCAGTAACTCCTTCAGACAATGGAACAAACCTGTTTTTCTTATCTTGTTTCTTTACCCCAGAAAGACTCTGTATATCCTCTCTACAACATTAAGCAACAAAAGGAACATGTATGTAAACATAAATGCATAGGAAAGTAAACAACTGCATGTTCACACACAGGTGTGCACAGATAACGGGCCAAACTGAAATCAAAGAATTATAGGTGAAGGGGAAAAGGCCATGAAAGTAAATACCACCGCATCCAGAGGGAAATAGTAAATTATAAGTTGGGCATCAACATAATAAATAATCTACTAAAGGGGGGAGGGGATCCAGACTTGCAGGAGAGCTTTTAAAATACTAAGTTATGATCTGTTGATTCAGATTATGTATTAGACTTCATGGCTAATCAACATACTGCAAAAGTTCTAAGGAGTTTCTTACTTGTAGTCCACATGGCTAGGAGAGCTTGAATCTGGATAGAAATCCAAAATATGAATTCCATTGTCGGTTGATGATCCAACCACGTAGATCTGCATTAGAAAACATTGGAGTACAATCTCATACAAGTGGCTAGAAGCAGAATTAAATTGAAgaccaagaaaatgaaaatatcatAGGATTGTTACAGGTACCATACCAACAAGTTTAATCAACCAAATGAGAAATGACTCAAAGCATGCAAGCAGCAATAATGCAAACTTTTCAATCAATATGTGAAAATGAAATGTGACTTCGCAATACTACCCCATGCATTGACCACTGAGCAGGACCCAGGGATAGAAAAACTCCTCATTAGACGTACATTTTCATCCAACTGACACTAGAATATGAATTTGTCCACAAAAGTGGTCAATGACTGTAAACTAATGCAAAATGACAAAACAGGAAACCTAATGCAATGCAGtttgaaatataaaacaaaacattctCCCTTACCGAATTTATTGGCAGCCATGAAGGTTTTCTCAAATATAACAGATCAGCTGACACGCCAGGATCATTTCTACTCCCTCAAAATGAACAGGATAGAAATAGATAAATTAAACACAAGGTGCTAATGTTTCCAATGTTAACGCAGCAAATTGAATGCACAAAACATTACTTACAACCAAGCAGGTGGAGGACAATGAATATGCGTAACttcaaaattgtaaacatccaAAACACCTGACCTACATTGAACAAGGTATTAATTCATCATCAGTGTTGTCGCAATAAAATTCAATGATAATGCATTCAGTTTATTAGATTAGCATATTCCATAGACAATTAGGCATGATCTTCACAATTATTAGTGAGACTTCTTTTGATTCCAATAAAAAGATACAATAAACATAATGATGCCTTGGT comes from Prunus dulcis chromosome 6, ALMONDv2, whole genome shotgun sequence and encodes:
- the LOC117630803 gene encoding G2/mitotic-specific cyclin S13-7-like, giving the protein MEDVRAVVLPQQPRGNDKVKNEAQRRNRRVLGDIGNNLEAAHLVEGKPPVQISRPMTRSFHAQLLAKAQAKAEKNGNPVLPVLEDRAAALNRKRGPAKKAAVAPKKAIEKPISETLVVISSDEEEEKDKQVNRCKPIEGPSRKEVKTLTSILTARSKAMACGVDIKPKEKIVDFDSADVSDELAVVEYIDDLYQFYKLTEDDSRVHDYMESQPEINPKMRSILIDWLVEVHRKFELMPETFYLTVNIIDRYLSKKIVSRRELQLVGISSMVIASKYEEIWAPQVIDFVCLSDYAYTGDQILLMEKAILGKLEWYLTVPTPYVFLSRYIKASVSPGEEVKNMVFFLAELGIMHYPTTVRYSPSLIAAAAVYAARCTLNKAPLWTETLKHHTGYSEEQLRDCAKLLVGFHLNAAESNLQAVYRKFSKPEHVAVARIPPAKNFMSSSS